Part of the Amycolatopsis sp. 195334CR genome is shown below.
TGCCGTCGACCGGCCACTCGTACCCGGCCGGGAAGGTGCCGCGCCACGAGTCGATCTGCGTCCACCACGCGCTGAGGTCCGGCTTGTCGTTCTCCGCGTGCACGGCGGCGATGAGCTCGTTGATGATCTCCGCGCAGTCGCCCACTATCGGCACGTCCGCCTTGCGGTTCTTGGAGATCTCCGCCGGGTCGATGTCGGCGTGCACCACGGTGGCGTCCGGCGCGAACGAGGACAGCTGACCGGTGACCCGGTCGTCGAACCGGGCGCCCAGCGCGATCATCAGGTCCGCGCGCTGCATCGCGGCCACCGCGGCGACCGAACCGTGCATGCCCGGCATGCCGAGGTGCTGCTGGTGCGAGTCGGGGAAGGCACCGCGCGCCATCAGCGTGGTGACCACCGGGATGCCGGTGGTCTCGGCCAGTTCGAGCAGCTGCCTCGACGCCTTGGCCTTGATCACGCCACCACCGACGTAGAGCACCGGGCGGCGCGAGCGCGCGATCAGCTTGGCCGCCTCGCGGACCTGCTTGCCGTGCGGGCGCAGGGTCGGCCGGTAGCCGGGCAGGCGCATCTCCGGCGGCCAGCTGAACGAGGTGGTCTCCTGCAGCACGTCCTTGGGGATGTCCACCAGCACCGGGCCGGGCCTGCCGGTGGCCGCCAGGTGGAAGGCCTCGGCGATCACCCGCGGGATGTCGACCGGGTTGGTGACCAGGAAGTTGTGCTTGGTGATCGGCATGGTGATGCCGCAGATGTCGGCTTCCTGGAAGGCGTCGGTGCCGATCAGCGCGCGGCTCTGCTGCCCGGTGATGGCGACCACCGGCACCGAGTCCATGTTCGCGTCGGCCAGCGGGGTGACCAGGTTCGTCGCACCCGGGCCCGAGGTGGCCATGCACACCCCGACCTTGCCGGTGGCCTGCGCGTAGCCGGTGGCCGCGTGGCCGGCGCCCTGCTCGTGCCGGACGAGCACGTGCCGCACCTTCGTCGAATCGAGCAGCGGGTCGTAGGCCGGGAGGATGGTGCCGCCGGGAATGCCGAACACCACCTCCGCGCCGACGGCCTCGAGCGAGCGCACGAGGGACTGGGCCCCGGTCACCCGGACCGGGGTGCCGGCCGGCGGGGTGGGCTTCGGACGGTGCCCGGACTGGCCCGTTGCGGCGGGCGGCCCGGCGTTCGTTTCCGATCGCGAGGTGGCGCTAGTCATCGGTTCTGCCTCGTGGGTGTCGGTGTCACTCATTCGGGTGGCAAACGGGGCTGGGGCAACAAAAAACCCCCGCCGACCGATAAAGGTCGCACGAGGGTCGCGCGTCGACGCAGCGGGCTCTCCCTAAGCGTCGACGCGCTGAGGAAGTACGAGGCCGGTCTGCGGTGTCACGGCACGGACGTTAATCCTTCGACCGCGAGGGTGTCAACTCTGCGGGACGGTGTGTCCGGATGCTGGGAGCCCGGACCCCGCTCGAAGGGCGCCCCGCGCGCGGTGCACCATCTTGGGGTGGCCGAAGAAACACCGCAGGACAACGCCCCCACCGCCCCGAAGGCGATCTTCCGGGTACCCGGTACGGCGATCCTGGCCGTGCTCTTCCTCGCCGTCTGTGTGACCCCGGTCGCATTCACCCTGCCCGGCCTGCAGGTGCTCTACCTGGTCCCGCTGGCCCTCGGCGCGTGGGTGCTGCGCACGCGCACCACCGCCGACGGCGACGGGCTGACCGTGCGCACCGTGTTCGGCAAGCGCGTGCTGCCGTGGGCGTCGATGAAGGGCCTCTCGCTGACCGAGAAGTCGAAGGTGGTCGCGGTGCTCGGCGACGACACCAGGGTGGCGCTGCCCGCCGTGCGCACCCGGCACCTGCCGGTGCTCAGCCTGGTCAGCGGCGGCCGGCTCGACGACCCCAGTGGGCAGCTGGCCGACGACCCCGGTGGGAAGCGCGCCGACGAGGAGTAATCTCGGGCGTACCGCTCCCGGCATGGCCCTGTGGCGCACACCCGCGCCTGGGCCGAACTCCTGAGTTTTTTCGAGCACAAGTTACGGAGGAGCCGTGCCTCAGCTGCGCTCCCGCACCACCACCCACGGCCGCAACGCCGCGGGCGCCCGTTCCCTGTGGCGTGCCACCGGGATGACCGACAGCGACTTCGGCAAGCCCATCGTGGCCATCGCCAATTCCTACACCCAGTTCGTGCCGGGGCACGTGCACCTCAAGGACCTCGGCGACATCGTGGCCGAGGCCGTCGCCGAAGCCGGTGGCGTCGCGCGCGAGTTCCACACCATCGCCGTCGACGACGGCATCGCCATGGGCCACAGCGGCATGCTCTACTCGCTGCCCTCGCGCGAGATCATCGCCGACTCGGTGGAGTACATGGTCAACGCGCACCAGGCCGACGCGCTGGTGTGCATCTCCAACTGCGACAAGATCACCCCGGGCATGCTCAACGCCGCGATGCGGCTGAACATCCCGGTGGTCTTCGTCTCCGGCGGTCCGATGGAGGCCGGGAAGGCCGTGGTGGTCGGTGATGTGGCGCACCCCTCGTCCGACCTGATCACCACCATCTCCGCCTCGGCCAACGCGGCGGTGGACGAGCAGGCGCTGGACGAGGTCGAGCGCTCGGCCTGCCCGACCTGCGGTTCGTGTTCGGGCATGTTCACCGCGAACTCGATGAACTGCCTGACCGAGGCGCTCGGGCTTTCCCTGCCGGGCAACGGTTCCACGCTCGCCACGCACGCCGCGCGCCGCGAGCTGTTCGCCGAGGCGGGCCGCACCGTGGTCGAGCTGTGCAAGCGCTGGTACGGCCAGGACGACGAGACCGCGCTGCCGCGCACCATCGCGAACAAGCAGGCCTTCGAGAACGCGATGGCGCTGGACATGGCGATGGGCGGCTCGACGAACACCGTGCTGCACGTCCTCGCCGCCGCGCAGGAGGGTGAGATCGACTTCACCATCGACGACATCGACGCGATCGGCCGGCGCGTGCCGTGCCTGTCGAAGGTGGCGCCGAACTCCGATTACCACATGGAGGACGTGCACCGCGCCGGTGGCATCCCGGCGATCCTCGGTGAGCTGTGGCGCGGCGGCCTGCTCAACGAGGAGGTCACCTCGGTGCACACGCCGACGCTGGCCGAGTGGCTGTCCACTTGGGACATCCGCGCCGCGGAACCGTCGGCGAAGGCGATCGAGCTGTACCACGCGGCGCCGGGCGGGGTGCGCACCACGAAGGCGTTCTCCACCGAGAACCGCTGGTCCTCTTTGGACACCGACGCGGCCGGCGGCTGCATCCGCGACGTCGAGCACGCCTACACCGCCGACGGCGGCCTGGCCATCCTGCGCGGCAACCTCGCCGAGAACGGCGCAGTGATCAAGTCCGCGGGCATCGACGAGTCGCTGTGGCGGTTCCAGGGCCCGGCGCGCGTGGTGGAGAGCCAGGAGGAGGCCGTTTCGGTCATCCTCGGCAAGCAGATCCAGGCCGGTGAGGTGCTGGTGGTGCGGTACGAGGGTCCGGCGGGCGGGCCGGGCATGCAGGAGATGCTGCACCCGACCGCGTTCCTCAAGGGCTCGGGCCTCGGCAAGAAGTGCGCGCTGATCACCGACGGCCGGTTCTCCGGTGGCTCGTCGGGCATCTCGGTCGGGCACATCTCGCCGGAGGCGGCCGCGGGCGGCACGATCGGCCTGGTCCAGAACGGCGACGAGATCCTGCTGGACGTGCGTGAGCGGCGGCTCGAACTGCTCGTCGACGCCGACGTGCTGGCGGAGCGGCGGGCGAAGATGGACGCCAGCGAGCGGCCGTGGCAGCCCGCGGAACGGCAGCGGCCGGTCACCAGCGCGCTGCGCGCCTACGCCCGGATGGCCACCTCGGCCGACACCGGCGCCGTCCGCGACCCGAACCGCTGATTGCTATGAGTGGGGCATTACTAGCGTTGATTGCAAGTAATGCCCCACTCATAGCATTGGTCAGCGGAACAGCGTGAGGATGAGCACCGAGGCCGCGGCGGCGATCAGCAGGCCGAAGATGGCGAACGGCATCGGCTTGCGGCGCCACGGGGTGTTCACGTCGAGCGCGATCCGGCCCGAGCCGGTGAACAGCAGCGCCAGCGCGGCCGTGGCCAGCAGCAGCTCGAACTCGAAGCCCTTGCCCGCCGCGCTGAAGAAGCCCCCGCCGAACTTGACGTAGACGATGCTCGCGGTCACCCCGAGCAGGGCCGATGCGCCGATCGGGGTGAACAGCCCCAGCACCAGCAGCACGCCGCCGACCACCTCGCTCAGCGCGGTGATCCAGGACAGCAGGGTGAACTGCCCGGTGAAGCCGAGCTGCTGCAGGTACCCGGCGAAGCCGTCGATGCCGGGGCCGCCGAACGAGCCGAACAGCTTCTGCAGGCCGTGCGCGCCCATCGTGCCGCCGAGCACCAGGCGCAGGAGCAGCAGCCCGAAGTCCAGCCCGCCGTGCCAGCGGGTGCTGGTGTCCTTGGCCGGCTTGTCCTCGACCTCGTCGATCAGGCTGGTCGGCGTGGTGGAGTAGGCGCTGTCGTCGAACAGGCTGCCGCCGCCGGTGCCGCTCGTCCGATAGTCGTCATCGTGAGTGCTCACGCGCGCAGGGTAAGGGATACGGCTGTCCGGCGCATGCCCTACGCGCGAAATCGCGGGGCTCAGTACTCCCCGTGGACCAGGTTGTCCGGGAGCTCGCCGCTGGCGTACCGGCCGATCTCGGTGGCCGCGACCGCGTACGAGCGCCGCCGCGAGCCCCGGGCGGCGCCGGCCACGTGCGGGGTCAGCAGCACCCCCTCCATCGTCCACAGTGGATGGTCGGCGGGCAGCGGTTCCGGGTCCACCACGTCGAGCGCGGCCCGCAGCCTGCCCGTGCCCAGTTCCGCGACCAGCGCGTCGGTGTCGGCCACCTGCCCGCGCGCGGCGTTGACCAGCACCGCGCCGTCCCGCATCGAGGCGAGGAACTCCGCGCCGACCATGCCGCGGGTGCGCGAGGTCAGCGGCACCATCAGCACCACGACGTCGTGCTCGGGGAGCAGCGCGGGCAGCTCCTCCACGCCGGACACGCCCTCGCGGGCGGTCAGCCCGACCATGGTCACGTGCGTGTCGAACGGCTCCAGCCTGCGGCGCAGCTGCCTGCCGAGGTCACCGGCGCCGATGATCAGCACCCGCTGCTCCTGCAGGGTGTCGGTGCTGTGCCGGTTCCACACGCGGGCGGCCTGATCGGCACCGAACTGCCCCAGTTCCCGGTAGATGGACAGCAGCGCGGCAACCACCCATTCGGCCGTAGCCCCGCCGTGCGCGCCGCG
Proteins encoded:
- a CDS encoding acetolactate synthase large subunit; amino-acid sequence: MTSATSRSETNAGPPAATGQSGHRPKPTPPAGTPVRVTGAQSLVRSLEAVGAEVVFGIPGGTILPAYDPLLDSTKVRHVLVRHEQGAGHAATGYAQATGKVGVCMATSGPGATNLVTPLADANMDSVPVVAITGQQSRALIGTDAFQEADICGITMPITKHNFLVTNPVDIPRVIAEAFHLAATGRPGPVLVDIPKDVLQETTSFSWPPEMRLPGYRPTLRPHGKQVREAAKLIARSRRPVLYVGGGVIKAKASRQLLELAETTGIPVVTTLMARGAFPDSHQQHLGMPGMHGSVAAVAAMQRADLMIALGARFDDRVTGQLSSFAPDATVVHADIDPAEISKNRKADVPIVGDCAEIINELIAAVHAENDKPDLSAWWTQIDSWRGTFPAGYEWPVDGTLSPQYVIERIGQLVGPDAIYTAGVGQHQMWAAQFIKYEKPATWINSGGLGTMGFAVPAAMGAQFGMPDKQVWAIDGDGCFQMTNQELATCAIEGAPIKVAVINNGNLGMVRQWQNLFYSERYSNTDLGTHKHRIPDFTLLAEALGCAGLRCETKEEVDQVIQRAMEINDRPVVIDFVVGKDAQVWPMVAAGTGNDEIMAARGIRPLFDDDEVSQ
- a CDS encoding PH domain-containing protein produces the protein MAEETPQDNAPTAPKAIFRVPGTAILAVLFLAVCVTPVAFTLPGLQVLYLVPLALGAWVLRTRTTADGDGLTVRTVFGKRVLPWASMKGLSLTEKSKVVAVLGDDTRVALPAVRTRHLPVLSLVSGGRLDDPSGQLADDPGGKRADEE
- the ilvD gene encoding dihydroxy-acid dehydratase, which translates into the protein MPQLRSRTTTHGRNAAGARSLWRATGMTDSDFGKPIVAIANSYTQFVPGHVHLKDLGDIVAEAVAEAGGVAREFHTIAVDDGIAMGHSGMLYSLPSREIIADSVEYMVNAHQADALVCISNCDKITPGMLNAAMRLNIPVVFVSGGPMEAGKAVVVGDVAHPSSDLITTISASANAAVDEQALDEVERSACPTCGSCSGMFTANSMNCLTEALGLSLPGNGSTLATHAARRELFAEAGRTVVELCKRWYGQDDETALPRTIANKQAFENAMALDMAMGGSTNTVLHVLAAAQEGEIDFTIDDIDAIGRRVPCLSKVAPNSDYHMEDVHRAGGIPAILGELWRGGLLNEEVTSVHTPTLAEWLSTWDIRAAEPSAKAIELYHAAPGGVRTTKAFSTENRWSSLDTDAAGGCIRDVEHAYTADGGLAILRGNLAENGAVIKSAGIDESLWRFQGPARVVESQEEAVSVILGKQIQAGEVLVVRYEGPAGGPGMQEMLHPTAFLKGSGLGKKCALITDGRFSGGSSGISVGHISPEAAAGGTIGLVQNGDEILLDVRERRLELLVDADVLAERRAKMDASERPWQPAERQRPVTSALRAYARMATSADTGAVRDPNR
- a CDS encoding DoxX family protein, with protein sequence MSTHDDDYRTSGTGGGSLFDDSAYSTTPTSLIDEVEDKPAKDTSTRWHGGLDFGLLLLRLVLGGTMGAHGLQKLFGSFGGPGIDGFAGYLQQLGFTGQFTLLSWITALSEVVGGVLLVLGLFTPIGASALLGVTASIVYVKFGGGFFSAAGKGFEFELLLATAALALLFTGSGRIALDVNTPWRRKPMPFAIFGLLIAAAASVLILTLFR
- a CDS encoding 2-hydroxyacid dehydrogenase, whose amino-acid sequence is MPLIVLVPDEDGVTALSRVPGVKPVRYTPGSELPPEAAEAEVLVPGPVRSAPELLPRLPKLKLIQLLSAGAEDWIPVVPPDVLLSTCRGAHGGATAEWVVAALLSIYRELGQFGADQAARVWNRHSTDTLQEQRVLIIGAGDLGRQLRRRLEPFDTHVTMVGLTAREGVSGVEELPALLPEHDVVVLMVPLTSRTRGMVGAEFLASMRDGAVLVNAARGQVADTDALVAELGTGRLRAALDVVDPEPLPADHPLWTMEGVLLTPHVAGAARGSRRRSYAVAATEIGRYASGELPDNLVHGEY